The nucleotide window TGGGCGCCAAGGTGGCCCGCGAGCTGTTCGCCGGCGCCAACCCGCTGGGCGAGACCGTGCGGCTGGGCGAGTTCCGCTTCCGGGTGATCGGCGTGCTCGCGCCGCGCGGCGCCTCGGTCGGCTTCGACCTGGACGAGGTCGTGCACCTGCCGGTGGACACCGCGCTGCGGCTCTTCAACCGGACCAGCCTGTTCCGCGTGCTGATGGAGGTGCGCAATCCGCGCGACATGGAAGCCGCCAGGGCGGCGGCGCTGGCCGTGCTGACGGAGCGTCACGGCGTCGAGGACGTGACCCTGATCACCCAGGACGCCGTGCTCGCGTCCTTCAACCAGATCTTCAGGGTGCTGACGCTGACCCTGGCCGGCATCGCGGCCGTCTCGCTGGCCGTGGCGGGTATCGGCATCATGAACGTGATGCTGGTCTCGGTCTCCGAGCGCACGCCCGAGGTGGGCCTGCTCAAGGCGCTCGGCGCCCAGCGCGGCCAGATCGTGACGCTGTTCCTGGCCGAAGCGGCACTGATCTCGACCGCGGGAGGCCTGCTGGGACTGTGCGCGGGTTGGGGCGCGAGCCGTCTGCTGCAGGCGGTCGTGCCGGAACTGCCGGCCTCGCCGCCGGCCTGGGCCGTGGCATCGGCGCTGGCCGTCTCGGTCTCGGTCGGGTTGCTGTTCGGCGGGCTGCCCGCGCGCCGGGCGGCGGGACTGGATCCGGTGAACGCGCTCATGCGCCGGAGAGCGTGAGGAGGTGGCGGCATGATCCTCGAGGACGTGATGGTCCAGGCGGCGCGCGCCGTCTCCCGTCACCGGCTGCGCTCGCTGCTGACGACGCTGGGCATCGTGATCGGCGTCGCCTCGGTCATCCTCCTCACCTCGATCGGCGAGGGGGCGCGCCAGCACATCGTGTCCGAGTTCACCCAGTTCGGCACGAACCTGGTGTCCATCAACCCGGGCCACTCGGAAACCTCCGGCATGCCCGGCCTGGGCGGCACCGTCCACGAGCTGACCCTGGCGGACATGGAGGCGCTGCTGCGCCTGCGCGGCGTGGCGAAGGCGGTGCCGGTGACCATGGGCACCGCCCCGGTGGAGTACGGCGAGCTGATGCGCAACACCTTCATCTACGGCAGCACGTCCGACGGACCGGAGGTGTGGAGCATGGGCGTGCGCCAGGGCCGCTTCCTGCCGGCGGGCGACCTGCGCCGCGGCTCGCCCGTGGCCGTGCTGGGCCCCACGCTGAAGCGCGAGCTGTTCGGCGAGGCCAACGCCCTCGGCGAGCACGTGCGCATCGCCGGGCAGAGGTTCCGGGTGATCGGGGTCATGGCGCCGCAGGGCCAGTTTCTGGGCTTCGACATCGACGACGCGGCCTACGTCCCCGTGGCGCTGTCGATGCCGCTCTTCAACCGCGACGACCTGCAGGAGATCGATCTGCTGATCGCCAACACCTCGCTGATCGACGCGGTGGCCGAGAGCATGCGCGAGCTGCTGATCGACCGCCACCACGGCGAGGAGGACTTCACCATCACCACGCAGACGGGCATGCTGGAGAGCTTCGGCCGCATCATCGACGTCGTCAGCGGCTCGGTGGGAGGCATCGGCGCCATCTCGCTGCTGGTGGGCGCCATCGGCATCCTGACCATGATGTGGATCACGGTGAACGAGCGCACCGCCGAGATCGGCCTGGCCAAGGCCATCGGCGCCACGCCCCGGCAGATCCTGGCCCTGTATCTGGCCGAGGCGGCGATGCTCTCGGGCGCGGGCGGTATTCTGGGGCTGCTGGCCGGGTTCGGGGCCTCGCGGCTGCTGCATGCGGCGGTCCCCGGCTTGCCGGTGCATACGCCGCCGCTCTACGTGGCGCTGGCCCTGGCGGTGAGCGTGCTGGTGGGGTTGGTCAGCGGGCTGCTGCCGGCGCGGCGGGCGGCGCGGCTGGATCCGGTGGTGGCGCTGGGGGCGGAGTAGGGCGCGATCGACGGCGCGTTCGGGTCAGGCGTCGCCCGGATACCACAAACGTCCGGCGCCTCGCCGTCCTCTGCCGCTAACGTACGTGCCGGACGGCGCCAGCGATCCTTTCCCACTCTGCGACGCCAGCGACTCCGCATGAACGACGCGAAGATACCCGGCGAGAGCGCCGAGGGGCGACGGGCAGCGGCGGAACCGGACGAGCCGGGGATGCTGCCGGTAGCCGCTCGTCTTGCCCCGCAGCACGGCCTGGGCCAGCAGCCCTTCCCGCCACAAGGCGACCAGACCGCGCGGATCGAGGTATTTCGGATGCAGGGTCCAGATCGCATTATTGGCGCCCGTTCCTTCAATAGCCCGAAGAAAGCCAGACAGCCAATGCAGACATGACCGCACAGAGCGGCGAGTAGACGAGCGTGTAGTTCCGTGAAAACCCGGTGCCGCGAACACGCCTGAAGAAACCGCAATACCGGAAGTCACCGCCCGCCCGCCTGCCAATGTGAAGGCAGACGGTCATATATCTACCTCGCAGATACGCCCACATATTATTACCCGGATAATATTGACAAACCCGTCATTCCCGGGTATAATTCGCATCTCCAGACCAAAATCCAAGGAAAACGGATGAACACGAATGAACTCTACACGGCCTTCGCGGGAACCGAGCGGGTTGCCCAAGGCGATCGGGCCCAGGTCGCTCTGGCGGTCAAGATCCTTGCTGAGGCGAAGGAACCCCGAGCGGTCCTTGTTTTTGCCGACCCGACCGGCGAGCAGGTGGATCTGGATCTGCGCGGCAGCGTCGACGACGTGTCGGCCCGTCATGCGGCCACGAGCACCGAGTCCCCGGGGGCCGACCCGGCGCGGCGCCCGCCGGGACGCCCCAGACTGGGCGTCGTAGGTCGCGAGGTCACCCTTCTGCCGCGCCATTGGGAGTGGCTGAATGCACAACCCGGCGGGGCCTCGGTCACCCTGCGCAAGCTCGTGGAGCAGGCGCGCAGCGGCAAACGGGACCAGGACCGGATTCGGCGATCCCGGGAAGCAGCCTATCGTTTCATGTCGGCCATCGCCGGTAACGAACCCGGCTTCGAGGACGCGTGCCGGGCCCTGTTCGCCGGTGACCGGAAATCCTATGCCGCCCGAACACGAGACTGGCCGGTGGATGTGCGCGATTACGCCCGCATGCTCGCAACGGAGGCGTTCGACCCGGGATGATCGCCGGCCCGCGGGCCCCCGGAATCCGCGTCTTGCGCAACACTTTTGCGACGATTATGCCGGATGATGGACATCGAAAGGCCTCATTCGCCCGTACCATCGTTCCTGACTCGGGCGTTCGCCCCGTAACGAGAAAGGTCCTCCCATGAAGCTGCGCTTTGTCCCGGTCGCCATTCTCGGCGCGATGCTCGCCGTCACGAACTGGGTTGCGGCCGCGCCCACGGATCTTGACGTCTCTCGCGCGATCGCCCGCGCGCATCTGGAGCGCATCGGCGCGACGGGGCGCGCGATCGGCCGGCAAGCCGACGTCGTGGAGGGGGAGTGCACCCTGGCCCGGATCTTCGCGCTGGAGCCGACCGGCTACGTGGTCGTCGCGGCCGATACCGACCTGCCGCCGGTGATCGCCTACGCGCTCGAATCCCCCTACCCGGACAGCGCACAGGCGGACAACCCGCTGCTGCGGTTGCTGACTGCGGATCTTAAAGCGCGGATCGCGGCCCGCGAGCGG belongs to bacterium and includes:
- a CDS encoding ABC transporter permease, encoding MLRYLTAIDVEGHQRPVSAAHPQLAFVEGGLRWNVAEPHVAAAAVAGRARGWAARRHERRHDRCLATGRHGERAREITVFGTTNPMLEMRRLEMGRGRYLPADTRDAPVCVLGAKVARELFAGANPLGETVRLGEFRFRVIGVLAPRGASVGFDLDEVVHLPVDTALRLFNRTSLFRVLMEVRNPRDMEAARAAALAVLTERHGVEDVTLITQDAVLASFNQIFRVLTLTLAGIAAVSLAVAGIGIMNVMLVSVSERTPEVGLLKALGAQRGQIVTLFLAEAALISTAGGLLGLCAGWGASRLLQAVVPELPASPPAWAVASALAVSVSVGLLFGGLPARRAAGLDPVNALMRRRA
- a CDS encoding ABC transporter permease, coding for MILEDVMVQAARAVSRHRLRSLLTTLGIVIGVASVILLTSIGEGARQHIVSEFTQFGTNLVSINPGHSETSGMPGLGGTVHELTLADMEALLRLRGVAKAVPVTMGTAPVEYGELMRNTFIYGSTSDGPEVWSMGVRQGRFLPAGDLRRGSPVAVLGPTLKRELFGEANALGEHVRIAGQRFRVIGVMAPQGQFLGFDIDDAAYVPVALSMPLFNRDDLQEIDLLIANTSLIDAVAESMRELLIDRHHGEEDFTITTQTGMLESFGRIIDVVSGSVGGIGAISLLVGAIGILTMMWITVNERTAEIGLAKAIGATPRQILALYLAEAAMLSGAGGILGLLAGFGASRLLHAAVPGLPVHTPPLYVALALAVSVLVGLVSGLLPARRAARLDPVVALGAE
- a CDS encoding DUF3995 domain-containing protein; the protein is MWAYLRGRYMTVCLHIGRRAGGDFRYCGFFRRVRGTGFSRNYTLVYSPLCAVMSALAVWLSSGY
- a CDS encoding DUF2239 family protein, which translates into the protein MNTNELYTAFAGTERVAQGDRAQVALAVKILAEAKEPRAVLVFADPTGEQVDLDLRGSVDDVSARHAATSTESPGADPARRPPGRPRLGVVGREVTLLPRHWEWLNAQPGGASVTLRKLVEQARSGKRDQDRIRRSREAAYRFMSAIAGNEPGFEDACRALFAGDRKSYAARTRDWPVDVRDYARMLATEAFDPG